GGCGCTGGagcagagcagagagagagaaagaaccgGGGGTGGGAGGGACATGGCTCTGGGGCAGAATTGAGGGGGGGGGATTTAGGTGCAGTGTCTTAACAGCTCTGCAAGTGGGAGGCCTGGCCTGGAGAGGCAGAGCTGGCCTAGCAGCAGGGAACCCAgtgctccccctccccccggggCAGCTCCCTCCTTGCTCACCCTCTCTGTCCTTGCAGCCCCCAGAAGAAGAAGCTTCCAAGGAGGACTCTACTCCCTCCAAACCCGTTGTGGGGATCATCTACCCGCCTCCCGAGGTTCGGAATATCGTGGACAAGACCGCCAGCTTTGTAGCCAGGTAGGTGGTGCACCCCCACGTTGGGTAGCTCGGGGTCCTTCGTGGCATCGCAAGGGTCACTGCGGTGCAATTGTGTGAGAGGCTTCCTGCGGccgccggggggggggggggtgaacgTGTATGATTAAGTGCAGTTATCGAGATGGGAAAGACATTCCCAGACTGCGGATTCTGAGCCCCGAGCTTGGTCACAGCTCATGAGAATGGGGGACTGCGGGGGAAGTGCCGGGGCTTTGTTCTTTGGCTGCTCGGCCCCAGCGGGAGCCTCGAGGCCCATGGTGGAGTCGGGGGAGCCCTGATGGGAGCAGCGGCCTCGGCCCCAGTGTGGCGCCTCTGGTCCTGGGCCGGCTGTGCGGAGCTGCACAAGGAGCGGGATGGGGGcggggagagagtgagagagacccCGAGACAGCGAGAAGGGGCCAGGGCCCTTCTAGGACCGGGGCTGACCAGCATCCTGCCCCCCTCGGCCGTTCAGGGCAGCGGGTCACCCCTGTGTTTTCCCTGGTGCTCCCGGTGTGCCTGGCACTGGGCTCCCCCGAGTCTCCTTACCCCCGGCCCCCCCCTCGGGGCCTGCAGCTCCCTGGGCTCGGCGGGTgaccccctcctcctttcccaggAACGGCCCGGAGTTTGAAGCTCGGATTCGGCAGAATGAGATCAACAACCCCAAGTTCAACTTCCTCAACCCCAACGACCCGTACCATGCCTACTACCGGCACAAGGTCAGCGAGTTCAAGGAGGGGAAGGCGCAGGAGCCCTCGGCCGCCATCCCCAAGGTcatgcagcagcagcagcaggccTCCCAGCAGCAGCTGCCCCAGAAGGTACGGCCAGCCCTGTCCCACGGGGAGCCAGGAGAAGGGCCCCCCTCGGGGGAGGGGTGATGGGGGAGGTCGGGGCGGCCTCCAGAGCCCTGGGGCTTAGGGACCGTTTGCTCTTGTAGCTACGGTAATGCTGTTGGCGTTGGGAAAGCCGGGTATAGACCAGCCCCAGCCCTTGTGCGTTGTATAGTCTGAGCCTTGTAAAATGGGGAGCCTCCCCCCCTTGTTTGGGGTCAGGAGTGTGAGCCACGTTTTCTGGCTCTGGAGCCCATTTGTCATGAGTGAATGAAGAGCCCTCGTGTGTATCAGGGACGTGCCCCGGGCACAGTGGGGGCCCACGGAGTGGTGGCGCCCGGCCCGAGCGGGCACTTGAACCTTGCCTGGGGCGCAGGGACCCTGAGCGCTCGGTCCCTCTCAGCACTGAGTAGTCGCTTTGCCAGAGTGTCCAGAACCTCTCCCTGGGACGCTGCCAGGACAGAGCCTGAATCCAGGAACTGCCCCCACGGCTGCCCACTCAGAACTGGCTGCTGCGCTCTTCCTCCAGCTTGGCCTTGTTTTTTTTGCCTTGTGGCTGTCAGCACGCAGGCAGCTGGGGGCATGTCTGAGAAGAGAGCCCAGCCCCCACACCACAGTGTGGCAGACTTTGTGGTAGCCACCCCACAGGGGCCTCCCAAAGCAGGAGGTCCCGGGCTGGCCCAGCGTGCCCCGTGGGGTCCCTTCGCCTCCCGGCCCCAGCTTCTCTCTGTGAATAATGAGACTTTGGGGGCCATTTGAGGCAGATGGGGCgaagggacttgtccagagtcacactgaGCTAGtggctgaggctagatttgaacttgggacctTTCTTTCGCCATTGCTGCCCATATGAGGGGAGGGTTGTAAGAAAACTCCATTGCTGTGTGAGGCCCCAGAAATGAGGCTGTGCCCGCTGTTTGGGGCGTGAGTGCCCACATCGGCATCGGGCTCTTCTCCCCCTCCACACAGGTCCAGGCCCAGGTGATCCAGGAGACCATCGTGCCCAAGGAGCCTCCCCCAGAGTTCGAGTTCATCGCTGACCCCCCCTCCATCTCGGCCTTCGACCTGGACGTGGTGAAGCTGACCGCTCAGTTTGTGGCCCGCAACGGGCGCCAGTTCCTGACCCAACTGATGCAGAAGGAGCAGCGGAATTACCAGTTTGATTTCCTGCGTCCCCAGCACAGTCTCTTCAACTACTTCACCAAGCTGGTGGAGCAGTATACAAAGGTGCCCGCTCACCGGGGCAGGGGGACCTCATAAAacgtgaggagggagagagacccGCCCTCTGGGGGAGTCGGTCAGTGTCCTCGCTGAGGCACCCCAGCACCGCTGCCTCcccccccacacatacacactctaGTGGAGTGCACCTGGGCAGGTGGAAACAGGACACACAGGGGCCGGGGAGGATGCCCGGGAGGGTGCCTTGGGCTTCTGTCGCCCGAGGGATTGGGGGCCACACCGAGGACCTAGCAAAGAGATCCTCTTAAATGAGGCTGGTGGGGCGGGCCAGGTGAGACTGAAGAGCCTAACGGGGCGGGGCGTGTGCTGGAGGCATCACTGGCCACAGACTGAAGTGGGGCGGCTCCTGGGAGGATGAACTGCCAGGGCCAAAGTCTGAGCCCAGGAGGAGGGAGGGCCGAGCAAGGGCCTGAGAGGGGGCAGGGATGCTGTGAAGGGGTGCGGGAACTGTGGGGAGCAGAGGCCAGGGTGGAGACACTGGGGCTGGGGGAGCCCGAGAGAGAAGCACAGAGAGAATCAGATCCAAGATAGAAGATtagtgagaggagagagacagaaagggaggagagatagagagacagagagaggggagagatagtgacagagatggagacagaaagggaggagagatagagagacagagagaggggagagatagtgacagagatggagacagaaagggaggagagatagagagacagagagaggggagagatagtgacagagatggagacagaaagggaggagagatagagagacagagagaggggagagatagtgacagagatggagacagaaagggaggagagatagagagacagagagaggggagagatagtgacagagacgaagacagaaagggaggagagagagagacagagagaggggagagatagtgacagagacggagacagaaagggaggagagagagagacagagagaggggagagatagtgacagagatggagacagaaagggaggagagagagacagaggggagagatagtgacagagacggagacagaaagggaggagagatagagagacagagagaggggagagatagtgacagagacagaaagggagagaggagagacggGAGACAGAGTGAATGTTGGGAAGAAGAGAAGCTGCCCCAGGCCCGAGCTGTTTGGGACATGATGGGGATGATGCTCCTGTGGAGGAGACCCTGGGTAACCATGTCCCCAGCCTGAGCTGATGGGGGGCAGACAGAGAAAGGTTTCAGAGGCAGCTTCGGGCAGGGGACGAGCCCCCCTCGGGGCCGGCCTGCCTGCGGGTATGGGGATGAGGTGAGCGAGTGGGCTCTGAGGGCTGCCCAGGGGGAGCCTTGAGGTTTTATCCTGGAACAGGTGGAGTGTCAGAGCCGAGGAGAGACACAGATGCCAGCGAGTCTGGAGCAGAGTCAGGCCTCCTGGGCCCCGCCCTCCCCTCCATCCCCACCTCTGCCTGGCGGCTCACCACTCCGCATTGCCCATCAGGCAGGAGGTGTTGGATGGGCCTTTCTTGGTGACCACAAAGCTCTGCCTCTGGGGACTACTTACTTATCTGGGTGTCCACACTTAGATGTTGAAAGTCCGGCTGCTCCATCCAggaccccctcccccaaaagccCTGAGAGTCGGTTGTCCAGAGACTGTCTGGACCTCTCCCGGGAGCTTGGGACCCAAATCTGCTTCCTGGGCGTCAGGAGCCAGGCGGGCCCTTTTGCCATTAAGCCACTAGCCCTTGTCCCACCCCTCATGACTCCATTAGTGACTCTTTGACCCTGCCTGTGTTTCAGATCTTGATTCCGCCCAAAGGCTTATTCACAAAACTTAAAAAGGAGGCAGAAAACCCCCGCGAAGTTTTGGACCAGGTAAGCCAGGGATGGCTTGTTTGGGGGAGGGGCTGGGCCCAGAAGGAGCTTTTTAGCTGGTGACCAGAGGGCTCTGGGAGGCTCATAGGACGCTGCTCCTCGGCTGATAGCTCCCCGTCTGCACAGTCTGGGGTTCCCCATAGGGCCGTGGATGCCCCCCACCTTACAGAGGTGACCTGAACGTCTGTGTGGTCAGCCGCCTGGCTTCTGCCTCACTGCTCCCCATATTGGGCCATGATTAAGGCCTGGAAAGGGCCCGGCACGGGCTTCTGCAGGCTCTCGAACCCAGACCAGGAAGTGCCATGGCAGGTcctgggaggggggagaggggcagCCCCAGAAGCCATTCTCTGGCTTGGCTGGGCATACTACGTGTCATCTCCCCATTAGAAGGGGAGCTTGAGGGCAGTTCCTGTGGTTGCCGTCTGTGCCCTGCATCCAGTAAGGATGTGACGGGGCTTTATTCGTGTCCTGGGGTTCATGCTGAAGAGCGGTCTTCCCTCTCGCCCCGGGAAGCAGATGTGGGAGGACTGGGATCAGAGAGGGAGGGGCCAATTTCGGGCCTCATGAACGGGCCTCCTGGTGTGGCGCAGCATCCCCTGACCCTCGTCACCTCCAGGCTTTCTCTCTGGCATGGAGGGGACGGAGATCTGTGCCGGGTCTCTAGGTTGGCAGCACCCTGCCCTCTGTCCTCTGTCCCCCGGGCTGGAGGCTCCGGACCCTCCTCTACAGAGCAGTCCTAATAGAGGACTGTTTGTGGAGCTGCTCCCTCTGTGGTCAGCCGCGAGCGGGCTTCCTCTGGTGGCCGTGGTAATGCTGGCCGGCCCTCTCCGGGCCCTGCTCCATCATCCTGACTTATCTCGTGCTTCCTCCTCCAGGTCTGCTACCGGGTAGAGTGGGCCAAGTTCCAGGAGCGCGAgcggaagaaggaggaggaggagaaggagaaggagcgTGTGGCCTATGCCCAGATCGACTGGCACGACTTTGTGGTGGTGGAAACCGTGGACTTCCAGCCCAACGAGCAAGGTGGGCCGGTCCCCCCCAGAGAAGCCCCGGGGTCTTGGCCGGCTCAGCTGTCAGGCTGAAAGCACGGCCTGGGGAGTACTGGGCTCATCCCAGGAGGACGGCTGAGTTAACTCGAGGGCTTCCTTCTCCCAGGAAACTTCCCGCCTCCCACCACCCCGGAGGAGCTGGGCGCCCGGATCCTGATCCAGGAGCGCTACGAGAAGTTTGGGGAGAGCGAGGAGGTGGAGATGGAGGTGGAGTCCGATGACGAGGACCAGAAGCAGGAGAAGACCGAGGAGCCGCCGTCGCAGCTGGACCAGGACACCCAAGTGCAGGACATGGACGAGGTAGCTGTGGGCCTCCCGCCGGGGCGCCCCTTCCCAGTGTCCCCGGAGCTTTAACCACGTGCTGTCTCCTCGACTGCGCTGCCCGGGGGAGCCCATGCCGCCAGCAGCGAGCGGGCCCCTGGCTGTGGGAATCGGCTTCTCCTCTGCCTCCCAGCCCTTCCCCCACCCAGAGCTCACTCTGAGAGGCCCCATTGAAGCCCGCCCGGTGCCAACTGCTGGAAATGCTGCAGGGATGTTTGCACCCCGAGCCCCACTGTTCCCATTCACTGAGAGAGAAAGCCGCTTGGCCCGGCGCCCGTTGGCTCCTGCTTGAAGAGGGAAGCTCAGCTCCCGGCAGCTCCTCGAGCCAGGGCCTCCCCCTGGCCCAGGGAGCACCAGGGCCAGCTGAGAGCTCAGCTCGGCCTCGGGCCCCCGGGAGAGCACAGACCATCAGCCAGGCTTCTCTTCCCAGGGTTCTGATGATGAAGAGGAGGGCCAGAAAGTTCCTCCTCCTCCAGAGACCCCCATGCCCCCACCACTGCCGCCAACCCCGGATCAGGTCATCGTCCGCAAAGACTACGACCCCAAAGGTACGGAGGCTTCGGGCCGCCACCCCTGGGCCCCGGGGGCTGGGGGGGGTCCCTGCCAAGAGCttaccttctcccttcctttgcaGCTTCCAAGCCCCTACCCCCAGCCCCCGCCCCAGACGAGTACCTGGTGTCCCCCATCACTGGGGAGAAGATCCCGGCCAGCAAGATGCAGGAGCACATGCGCATCGGCCTGCTGGACCCGCGCTGGCTGGAGCAGCGCGACCGCTCGATCCGCGAAAAGCAGAGCGACGACGAGGTCTATGCCCCAGGTGAGGCCGGCCCGGCTGGTCCCGACGCCCTCAGAGTTTGCATCCTCTGTGGTTTCAGCTTGGGGGCGGGGGGTGCATATGTCCTTGGGCTCAGGTTACAGGCCGCTCCCCAGGGGCCCATCAACCCTGCCCAGCCGTTGTTGGGAGGCAGGGCCCACTGAGTGGGCCCCGTcccctctctgcctcagtctcctctgTTAATGGGTGTCCTTGGAGCTCCCACCTTCCGGAGCTGTGAGGAGGACGCCGTAAGCGTCAGCCCTCGTGCGTCTGATCCCTTTGTCCTCGTCTGTGGCTTAGGTCTGGACATCGAGAGCAGCCTGAAGCAGCTGGCCGAGCGGCGTACCGACATCTTCGGGGTGGAGGAAACGGCCATCGGCAAGAAGATCGGCGAGGAGGAGATCCAGAAACCTGAGGAGAAGGTGAGGCGGCccatcctccctcctccccccaaccccAGCCCATCCTCCCAGCAGGAGGGCGCTCCCCTGACCCCAGCGCTTTCTTTTCCAGGTCACCTGGGACGGCCACTCGGGCAGCATGGCCCGAACCCAGCAGGCTGCCCAGGCCAACATCACTCTCCAGGAGCAGATCGAGGCTATTCACAAGGCCAAGGGGCTCGTGCCGGAGGACGACAGCAAGGAGAAGATCGGCCCCAGCAAGCCCAACGAGATCCCTCAGCCGCCCCCTCCGTCCTCGGCCCCCAACATCCCCACCTCAGCCCCGCCCATCACCTCCGTGCCCCGGCCCCCCTCGGTGAGCGCCAGCCAGAGGGGCCTTTACTGCAGACCCCAAGACTGGGGCCTTGCCTGGGTGGGAGGAGATCCATGTCTTGTGACCCCAAATCCAGCGCTCTGCTGCCCCTAGACCTATCCCCAGCAGAGCAGGCAGGGCCAGAGCCCGAGCGCACCGGGGGCTCTCCGGAGGGACCCAACCGTGGGGAAAGCCCGGAAGCGGGCTGAGGGCGAGGAGGGCCAGAGTCCAGGCCCCTCCGGATCCTTCTGGGGTCACTGCTTCACTCCCCCCAAGGGCCTGCTGCTTGAGGCACTCTTTGAGCGGCCCCAGCTTGTCCCCCAGTTCCTACAGTGCAGAGGGAGGGGCGTCCAACTTCTGATGAGGGGGACTCTTACTGTGAAGGCCGGGCGGCAAAGTGGCGCCTCTGGTGCTGGCCCTTGGCGTGACTGCCCCTGTGCCCTTTGCAGATGCCGCCTCCCGTCCGAACCACGGTCGTTTCGGCTGTGCCCGTCATGCCGCGGCCCCCGATGGCCTCTGTGGTGCGCCTGCCTCCGGGCTCGGTGATTGCTCCCATGCCGCCCATCATCCACGCGCCTCGCATCAATGTGGTGCCCATGCCGCCCTCCGCCCCGCCCATCATGGCACCGCGGCCACCTCCCATGATTGTGCCGACAGGTCGGTGCCCTCTCTGGGTGGAGGGGGATGCTCGAATTTGGAACAGAATGATCTGCTTGCAGCCCTTGGAATTCTTCCTGGAGGGGCTGATGACCACTTGTTAGGGTTGACAGGGCCaggcttttgggggggggggagacgcACAAGAGAGGATGCCCTTGAATTCTGAGTGCTAAGCCCTGGGCCTTGGGAGTCGGGGCTCAGGAAAGGcttattcctcccttccccctcggGGATTACCTCTTCTGGGTCACTGCCTACCCAACAGCCCCTTCCTTGGGGCAGCTGTCACTCAGCCAGGTTGGCATTAGGAGGGCGTCATCTTAGCACAATCCCTGGGCTCCCGGATGCTAAGGGCATAAGACACGTGGCACATCACAGGTAAAGGCTCGATGTCCTTCAGCTCCAGCCTCAGTCACCGAGGGTTTACTGAGCGTTTCCAGGTGCCAGGCCCTGGACTTGGGGAGTTAGCAGAGGCAGGCCAGCCTGCAGAGGGAGGCTTTGAAAACAGTGGGCCCTGGAGGAGAGGGAGAGCCCACTGCACCAGTGCAGGGCTTAGCAACCCCCCaaggcaggagagagagagaggtctgGCCCCAGGCTCACCTGGCCTGGCTTCCAGAGGCCTGCTGGGTTAACTAAGTGCAGTAAGGAGACTCAGTCAGCCCATCATCCACGCGCCTCTAGAACTTTGTTAAAAGAGTACATGTAGCTTGGTGCCTGTGGTGGTCAGAACCACTGGTCCTGGAAAAGCGGGTGGGAGAGTCTGGTCCCAGGGGGTGCAAGAGAGAAGCCCCCCAGCAGGCAGCGTTGGGCAGGGCTCTCTTGGGCATCCCCTGTGGATGTGGGGATCCTGCACAGTCTCACATCCTGGGGCACCCCTGCCTAAGGGGCTCACTGGTGTGTTTGTACTCCCAGCGTTTGTGCCGGCCCCCCCGGTGGCTCCCGTCCCGGCCCCGACCCCCATGCCTCCTGTCCACCCACCGCCACCCATGGAGGAGGAGCCCGCTTCCAAGAAGCTGAAGACCGAAGACAGCCTGATGCCCGAGGAAGAGTTTCTGCGCAGGAACAAGGCATGTAGTGCAGCTGGGCTGGGTGCAGCCTCCCTTGGGGAAGGAGGCCCCGGGCTTCCTGCGGGGGTTCTCTGAGGGGCTCTGGGGCAGCAGATGGGTAGCACCTGGCATCCTACTCAAGGAGGGAAAGAGGCCACTTTGCTGACCCGGTGGGTTCAGGCCTTGAAGCCTC
This sequence is a window from Sminthopsis crassicaudata isolate SCR6 chromosome 1, ASM4859323v1, whole genome shotgun sequence. Protein-coding genes within it:
- the SF3A1 gene encoding splicing factor 3A subunit 1 isoform X2 gives rise to the protein MPAGPVQAVPPPPPVATEPKQPPEEEASKEDSTPSKPVVGIIYPPPEVRNIVDKTASFVARNGPEFEARIRQNEINNPKFNFLNPNDPYHAYYRHKVSEFKEGKAQEPSAAIPKVMQQQQQASQQQLPQKVQAQVIQETIVPKEPPPEFEFIADPPSISAFDLDVVKLTAQFVARNGRQFLTQLMQKEQRNYQFDFLRPQHSLFNYFTKLVEQYTKILIPPKGLFTKLKKEAENPREVLDQVCYRVEWAKFQERERKKEEEEKEKERVAYAQIDWHDFVVVETVDFQPNEQGNFPPPTTPEELGARILIQERYEKFGESEEVEMEVESDDEDQKQEKTEEPPSQLDQDTQVQDMDEGSDDEEEGQKVPPPPETPMPPPLPPTPDQVIVRKDYDPKASKPLPPAPAPDEYLVSPITGEKIPASKMQEHMRIGLLDPRWLEQRDRSIREKQSDDEVYAPGLDIESSLKQLAERRTDIFGVEETAIGKKIGEEEIQKPEEKVTWDGHSGSMARTQQAAQANITLQEQIEAIHKAKGLVPEDDSKEKIGPSKPNEIPQPPPPSSAPNIPTSAPPITSVPRPPSMPPPVRTTVVSAVPVMPRPPMASVVRLPPGSVIAPMPPIIHAPRINVVPMPPSAPPIMAPRPPPMIVPTAFVPAPPVAPVPAPTPMPPVHPPPPMEEEPASKKLKTEDSLMPEEEFLRRNKAFTIKVQVPNMQDKTEWKLNGQVLVFTLPLPDQVSVIKVKIHEATGMPAGKQKLQYEGIFIKDSNSLAYYNMANGAVIHLALKERGGRKK
- the SF3A1 gene encoding splicing factor 3A subunit 1 isoform X1 — its product is MPAGPVQAVPPPPPVATEPKQPPEEEASKEDSTPSKPVVGIIYPPPEVRNIVDKTASFVARNGPEFEARIRQNEINNPKFNFLNPNDPYHAYYRHKVSEFKEGKAQEPSAAIPKVMQQQQQASQQQLPQKVQAQVIQETIVPKEPPPEFEFIADPPSISAFDLDVVKLTAQFVARNGRQFLTQLMQKEQRNYQFDFLRPQHSLFNYFTKLVEQYTKILIPPKGLFTKLKKEAENPREVLDQVCYRVEWAKFQERERKKEEEEKEKERVAYAQIDWHDFVVVETVDFQPNEQGNFPPPTTPEELGARILIQERYEKFGESEEVEMEVESDDEDQKQEKTEEPPSQLDQDTQVQDMDEGSDDEEEGQKVPPPPETPMPPPLPPTPDQVIVRKDYDPKASKPLPPAPAPDEYLVSPITGEKIPASKMQEHMRIGLLDPRWLEQRDRSIREKQSDDEVYAPGLDIESSLKQLAERRTDIFGVEETAIGKKIGEEEIQKPEEKVTWDGHSGSMARTQQAAQANITLQEQIEAIHKAKGLVPEDDSKEKIGPSKPNEIPQPPPPSSAPNIPTSAPPITSVPRPPSMPPPVRTTVVSAVPVMPRPPMASVVRLPPGSVIAPMPPIIHAPRINVVPMPPSAPPIMAPRPPPMIVPTAFVPAPPVAPVPAPTPMPPVHPPPPMEEEPASKKLKTEDSLMPEEEFLRRNKGPVTIKVQVPNMQDKTEWKLNGQVLVFTLPLPDQVSVIKVKIHEATGMPAGKQKLQYEGIFIKDSNSLAYYNMANGAVIHLALKERGGRKK